The following proteins come from a genomic window of Deltaproteobacteria bacterium:
- a CDS encoding RluA family pseudouridine synthase: MPPARNPGYRYRLQLGAEARGQRALGYLAARFDHSTPETWAERFAAGEVELDGNRAEAATPLVPGQWLVWNRPPWDEPEVPLRFDVIHEDTELLIVAKPSGLPTAPAGGFFAHTLLTLVQARDPGWAPMHRLGRGTSGLVIFARTPEARSHVQAQLRTRELEKRYLALARGELVPQVIDAPIGPVQHPRLGEVFASSATGRASQSIVERVWPRGSNTLAEVRIVTGRPHQIRIHLAFAGHPLVGDPLYANGGVPLPELPALPGDLGYALHAWRVALTHPRDGRRLELEAPPPPLLAM; the protein is encoded by the coding sequence ATGCCGCCGGCGCGCAACCCAGGCTACCGCTATCGCCTCCAGCTCGGGGCAGAAGCGCGCGGCCAGCGTGCGCTGGGCTACCTCGCGGCGCGCTTCGATCACTCCACGCCCGAGACCTGGGCCGAGCGCTTTGCCGCGGGCGAGGTGGAGCTCGACGGCAATCGCGCAGAAGCCGCGACGCCGCTCGTGCCAGGTCAATGGCTCGTCTGGAACCGGCCGCCGTGGGACGAGCCCGAGGTGCCGCTGCGCTTCGACGTGATCCACGAAGACACCGAGCTCCTCATCGTCGCCAAACCCTCGGGATTGCCCACGGCGCCCGCGGGCGGGTTCTTCGCGCACACGCTGCTCACGCTGGTGCAGGCGCGCGACCCCGGGTGGGCGCCGATGCACCGGCTCGGACGCGGCACGAGTGGATTGGTGATCTTCGCGCGCACGCCCGAGGCGCGCTCGCACGTGCAGGCGCAGCTTCGGACGCGCGAGCTCGAGAAGCGCTACCTGGCGCTGGCGCGCGGCGAGCTCGTGCCGCAGGTCATCGATGCGCCGATTGGTCCCGTGCAGCACCCGCGGCTGGGCGAGGTCTTCGCGTCGAGCGCGACCGGGCGCGCGTCGCAGTCGATCGTCGAGCGCGTGTGGCCGCGGGGTTCGAACACGCTCGCCGAGGTGCGCATCGTGACCGGCCGGCCCCACCAGATCCGGATCCACCTCGCGTTCGCGGGGCATCCACTCGTGGGCGATCCGCTCTACGCGAATGGCGGCGTGCCCCTACCCGAGCTGCCGGCGCTGCCAGGCGATCTCGGCTACGCGCTGCACGCGTGGCGCGTGGCGCTCACGCACCCGCGCGACGGTCGGAGGCTGGAGCTCGAAGCGCCGCCGCCCCCGCTACTCGCGATGTAA